A portion of the Rhodopseudomonas sp. BAL398 genome contains these proteins:
- a CDS encoding Lrp/AsnC ligand binding domain-containing protein, which produces MVPFFVQFKCKLGQSYAVANAIAEAEIASEIYSTAGDYDLLVKFYVDRDTDIGHFINEKIQVIPGIQDTHTIITFKAFGPR; this is translated from the coding sequence ATGGTTCCGTTCTTCGTTCAGTTCAAATGCAAGCTCGGCCAATCCTATGCGGTCGCCAATGCGATCGCCGAGGCCGAGATCGCGTCTGAGATCTACTCGACCGCGGGCGACTACGATCTGCTGGTGAAGTTCTACGTCGATCGCGACACCGATATCGGCCATTTCATCAACGAGAAAATCCAGGTGATTCCGGGGATTCAGGACACCCACACCATCATCACCTTCAAGGCCTTCGGCCCCAGGTAA
- a CDS encoding ABC transporter ATP-binding protein: MTVEIDASDAIIRVRDVSVQFGTTKVLDELSLDVKRGEILGFVGPSGAGKSVLTRTIIGLVPKMSGQIEVFGIDLDAAGKAERRGVERRWGVLFQQGALFSSLTVRQNIQFPVREYLKLSQRLLDEITIAKLGMVGLKPDVVDRFPSELSGGMIKRVALARALALDPELVFLDEPTSGLDPIGAGEFDELVRTLQRTLGLTVFMVTHDLDSLHTACDRIAVLGDGKVIAAGTMADMQASDHPWLQSYFHGKRARAVVG; encoded by the coding sequence GTGACCGTGGAAATTGATGCCTCCGACGCGATCATCCGGGTTCGCGACGTGTCCGTTCAATTCGGCACCACCAAGGTTCTCGACGAACTCAGCCTCGACGTGAAGCGCGGCGAAATTCTCGGCTTTGTCGGCCCCTCCGGCGCCGGCAAGTCGGTGCTGACCCGCACCATTATCGGCCTGGTGCCGAAGATGAGCGGCCAAATCGAGGTGTTCGGGATCGATCTGGATGCCGCCGGCAAGGCCGAGCGGCGCGGCGTCGAGCGGCGCTGGGGCGTCCTGTTCCAGCAAGGCGCGCTATTTTCCTCGCTGACGGTGCGGCAGAACATCCAGTTCCCGGTGCGCGAATATCTCAAACTGTCGCAGCGGCTGCTCGACGAGATCACCATCGCCAAGCTCGGCATGGTCGGGCTGAAGCCCGATGTCGTCGACCGGTTTCCGTCGGAACTATCCGGCGGCATGATCAAGCGCGTGGCGCTGGCCCGGGCGCTGGCGCTCGATCCGGAACTCGTGTTCCTCGACGAGCCGACTTCCGGGCTCGACCCGATCGGCGCCGGCGAATTCGACGAATTGGTACGCACGCTGCAACGCACTTTGGGTCTGACGGTTTTCATGGTAACTCATGATCTCGACAGCCTTCATACAGCATGTGACCGGATCGCCGTTCTGGGCGACGGCAAAGTCATCGCGGCCGGAACCATGGCCGACATGCAGGCCTCGGACCATCCATGGCTGCAATCCTATTTTCACGGCAAGCGAGCCCGTGCCGTTGTCGGCTAG
- a CDS encoding ABC transporter permease, with amino-acid sequence MAQELTLHGPTLEQIAKGEGLALCAAGSWTARFAPVLERLVSDAEKLTGTRPNIFIDVSDVAKLDTFGAWLIERLRRSLTQDGIEAQIAGLSADYSSLVDEVRRVEPATPPQASGWSLRAPIERLGRIVYAFGEDMFGLISMMGAVLAAMVRAVLHPSTFRLTSTVHHLEQVCWRAVPIVVLITFLIGCIVAQQGIFHFRKFGADVFVVDMLGVLVLRELGVLLVAIMVAGRSGSAYTAELGSMKMREEIDALRTMGFDPVDVLIVPRMIALVLAMPILTFLGVIAALYGGGLVAWLYGGVDPDAFLLRLRDAISINHFTVGMIKAPVMAIVIGIVACVEGLAVQGSAESLGQHTTASVVKGIFLVIVMDGVFAIFFASIGM; translated from the coding sequence ATGGCACAGGAGTTGACATTGCACGGCCCGACACTCGAACAAATTGCGAAAGGCGAGGGCCTGGCGCTGTGCGCTGCCGGCTCATGGACCGCCCGGTTCGCGCCGGTGCTGGAGCGACTCGTCAGCGATGCCGAGAAATTGACGGGCACGCGGCCCAACATCTTCATCGACGTGTCCGATGTCGCCAAGCTCGACACTTTCGGCGCCTGGCTGATCGAACGGCTGCGCCGCAGCCTGACCCAGGACGGCATCGAGGCCCAGATCGCCGGGCTGTCGGCGGATTATTCCAGCCTGGTCGACGAGGTGCGTCGAGTGGAACCGGCGACGCCGCCGCAGGCGTCCGGCTGGTCGCTGCGGGCGCCGATCGAGCGCCTGGGCCGCATTGTCTATGCCTTCGGCGAGGACATGTTCGGGCTGATCAGCATGATGGGCGCGGTGCTGGCGGCGATGGTGCGGGCGGTTCTGCATCCGTCGACCTTCCGCCTGACCTCGACGGTGCATCATCTCGAGCAGGTGTGCTGGCGCGCGGTGCCGATCGTGGTGCTGATCACCTTCCTGATCGGCTGCATCGTCGCCCAGCAGGGCATCTTCCATTTCCGCAAATTCGGCGCCGACGTGTTCGTGGTCGATATGCTCGGCGTCTTGGTGCTGCGCGAACTCGGCGTGCTGCTGGTGGCGATCATGGTCGCGGGCCGCTCCGGCAGCGCCTATACGGCTGAACTGGGCTCGATGAAAATGCGCGAGGAGATCGACGCGCTGCGCACCATGGGGTTCGACCCGGTCGACGTGCTGATCGTGCCGCGGATGATCGCGCTGGTGCTGGCGATGCCGATCCTGACCTTTCTCGGCGTGATCGCCGCGCTGTATGGCGGCGGCCTGGTGGCCTGGCTCTATGGCGGCGTCGATCCGGACGCCTTTCTGCTGCGGCTGCGCGACGCAATCTCGATCAATCACTTCACCGTCGGCATGATCAAGGCGCCGGTGATGGCGATCGTGATCGGCATCGTCGCCTGCGTCGAGGGGCTCGCGGTGCAGGGCAGCGCCGAGTCGCTGGGCCAGCACACCACCGCCTCGGTGGTGAAGGGGATCTTCCTGGTCATCGTGATGGACGGCGTGTTCGCGATCTTCTTCGCATCGATTGGAATGTGA
- the thiD gene encoding bifunctional hydroxymethylpyrimidine kinase/phosphomethylpyrimidine kinase produces the protein MSIPIALTIAGSDSSGGAGIQADLKSFAANGVYGASVITALTAQNTMGVDAILQVPADFVTAQIDAVCGDLAVKAVKIGMVSQRSVIEAIIKGLDRWSPGPVVLDPVMVATSGDRLLAADCVAALRNDLIPRARIITPNLPEAAALLDEQLARGEAEIENQGRRLLALGCGAVLIKGGHGEGPTSTDYLFAGDSVVALPAPRLATPNTHGTGCSLSSAIAAGLAKGQDLDTAVRNAKAWVHAAIAAADRLEVGRGHGPIHHFHSFD, from the coding sequence ATGTCGATTCCGATAGCCCTGACCATCGCCGGCTCCGACTCCAGCGGCGGCGCCGGAATCCAGGCCGATCTCAAGAGCTTCGCCGCCAATGGCGTCTATGGCGCCTCGGTGATCACCGCGCTGACCGCCCAGAACACGATGGGCGTCGACGCCATCCTTCAGGTCCCGGCGGACTTCGTCACCGCCCAGATCGATGCAGTGTGCGGCGATCTGGCGGTCAAGGCGGTCAAGATCGGGATGGTGTCGCAGCGGTCGGTGATCGAGGCGATCATCAAGGGGCTCGACCGCTGGTCGCCCGGGCCGGTGGTGCTCGATCCGGTGATGGTGGCAACCTCGGGCGACCGGCTGCTGGCGGCCGATTGCGTTGCGGCGCTGCGCAATGATCTCATTCCCCGCGCCCGGATCATCACCCCCAACCTGCCGGAGGCGGCGGCGCTGCTCGACGAACAGCTGGCGCGCGGTGAGGCCGAGATCGAAAATCAGGGCCGGCGGCTGCTGGCGCTGGGTTGCGGCGCGGTGCTGATCAAGGGCGGCCATGGCGAGGGGCCGACCAGCACCGATTATCTGTTTGCCGGCGATTCTGTTGTGGCCCTGCCGGCGCCGCGCCTGGCCACTCCCAATACCCATGGCACCGGCTGCTCGCTGTCCTCGGCGATCGCGGCCGGGCTGGCCAAGGGGCAGGATCTGGACACCGCGGTGCGCAATGCCAAGGCCTGGGTCCATGCCGCGATTGCCGCCGCCGATCGGCTTGAAGTCGGCCGCGGCCACGGCCCGATCCACCATTTCCACAGCTTCGACTAA
- a CDS encoding c-type cytochrome has protein sequence MAKRIFLAVLVVAVLAAAAFWWLTAPVTISAAQLPPRAPVPENGRTVFNIGGCASCHATPDQPDRLKLGGGLAILSPFGTFHVPNISPDPVDGIGRWSEADFVSAVLKGTSPAGTHYYPAFPYGSYQHARLDDVRDLFSYMKTLPPVSGRAPGHDLPFPFNIRRTVGIWKLLFLDGKTFTPDPARSPQWNRGAYLVNSFGHCAECHSPRNRLGGIVAAQRFAGGPNPEGKGWVPNITQKGLSDWSEIDLAYFLQTGMTLEGDTVGGSMARVISNTSQLSVEDRAAMATYLKSLPAVDGPPRPPRTKAERP, from the coding sequence GTGGCGAAAAGAATATTTCTGGCTGTCCTGGTCGTCGCGGTCCTCGCAGCGGCTGCATTCTGGTGGCTGACCGCTCCGGTTACGATATCGGCGGCTCAACTCCCGCCGCGGGCTCCGGTTCCGGAAAACGGGCGGACCGTGTTCAACATCGGCGGCTGTGCATCCTGCCATGCCACGCCCGACCAGCCGGATCGCCTGAAGCTTGGCGGCGGCCTTGCGATTCTGTCGCCGTTCGGCACCTTCCACGTGCCGAACATCTCGCCTGATCCGGTCGACGGCATCGGCCGCTGGAGCGAGGCCGATTTCGTCTCCGCGGTGCTGAAGGGCACGTCGCCGGCCGGCACCCATTATTATCCGGCATTCCCCTACGGGTCCTACCAGCACGCCCGGCTGGACGACGTCCGCGACCTGTTCTCCTATATGAAGACCTTGCCGCCGGTCTCGGGCCGGGCGCCCGGCCATGATCTGCCGTTCCCGTTCAATATCCGCCGCACCGTCGGGATCTGGAAATTGCTGTTTCTCGACGGCAAGACGTTCACGCCGGATCCGGCCCGCTCACCGCAATGGAATCGCGGCGCCTATCTGGTCAACAGCTTCGGCCACTGCGCCGAATGCCACAGCCCGCGCAATAGGCTCGGCGGCATCGTTGCGGCGCAGCGCTTCGCCGGCGGTCCCAATCCCGAAGGCAAGGGCTGGGTTCCCAACATCACCCAGAAGGGGCTTTCGGACTGGAGTGAAATCGATCTCGCTTATTTCCTGCAGACCGGGATGACGCTGGAAGGCGATACGGTGGGCGGCTCGATGGCGCGGGTGATCAGCAACACTTCACAACTGAGTGTCGAGGATCGCGCCGCGATGGCCACCTATCTGAAGTCGTTGCCGGCGGTGGACGGTCCGCCGCGACCGCCGCGCACCAAGGCTGAGAGGCCCTAA
- a CDS encoding MFS transporter, with protein MVSESKNHSGTQVEGRLEARRFAIRLALFYGASFGVVGTYLPFFTVWLKAIGIDAWWIGVIVAVPAVTRFTILPFITGFAERRQALRGVLMIAAILTAAGFAAVGFMHQALALFVVFVLTACAWTPIVPLTDGYALKGVARYGLNYGPLRLWGSAAFVVGALACGLLADVISEQKLIWVIAAVAGLSAMTSFGLRPLHAPATPLSSPQRSTALLRSPGFFAIIMAAALIQGSHAAYYTFASIAWQGAGISGMTIAALWVLGVIAEIVVFALSPRFALAPSLLVAIGALSAVLRWLIIAQDPPLAALAVVQLLHGLSFGLTQVGTMALLIRHVPGHMIARAQGYLTACVGIVMSSAAIACGAIYAQQGLRVYDLMAAMAMVGALVMLLGRRRLDADAAAADQPHSAGSGG; from the coding sequence ATGGTTTCCGAATCAAAAAACCACTCAGGGACGCAGGTGGAAGGCCGGCTGGAAGCCCGGCGATTCGCGATTCGTCTGGCGCTATTCTATGGCGCCAGCTTCGGGGTGGTCGGCACTTACTTGCCGTTCTTCACGGTGTGGCTGAAGGCGATCGGGATCGATGCGTGGTGGATCGGCGTGATTGTCGCGGTGCCCGCGGTCACCCGCTTCACCATCCTGCCCTTCATTACCGGGTTCGCCGAACGGCGCCAGGCGTTGCGCGGCGTGCTGATGATCGCCGCGATCCTCACCGCGGCCGGCTTCGCTGCGGTTGGATTCATGCATCAAGCGCTGGCGCTATTCGTTGTGTTCGTGCTGACTGCCTGCGCCTGGACGCCGATCGTGCCGCTCACCGACGGCTATGCGCTGAAGGGCGTGGCGCGCTACGGCCTGAACTACGGACCGTTGCGGCTGTGGGGCTCGGCGGCCTTCGTCGTCGGCGCGCTGGCCTGCGGGTTGTTGGCCGATGTCATCTCCGAACAGAAGCTGATCTGGGTGATCGCCGCCGTGGCGGGTCTCAGTGCGATGACCAGCTTCGGGTTGCGGCCGCTACACGCGCCGGCCACGCCGCTGTCCTCGCCGCAGCGCAGCACCGCGCTGCTACGCAGCCCGGGCTTCTTCGCGATCATCATGGCGGCGGCGTTGATCCAGGGCAGCCATGCGGCCTATTACACCTTTGCGTCGATCGCCTGGCAGGGCGCTGGAATCAGCGGGATGACGATCGCCGCGCTCTGGGTGCTGGGGGTGATCGCCGAGATCGTGGTGTTCGCGCTGTCGCCGCGCTTCGCCTTGGCGCCGTCGCTGCTGGTGGCGATCGGCGCGCTGAGCGCGGTACTGCGCTGGCTGATCATCGCGCAGGATCCGCCGCTGGCGGCGCTGGCCGTGGTGCAATTGCTGCACGGATTGAGCTTCGGGCTGACCCAGGTCGGCACCATGGCGCTGCTGATCCGTCATGTGCCGGGGCATATGATCGCGCGGGCGCAGGGCTATCTGACCGCCTGCGTCGGGATCGTCATGAGCAGCGCGGCGATCGCGTGCGGCGCGATCTATGCGCAGCAGGGCCTGCGCGTCTATGATCTGATGGCGGCGATGGCGATGGTCGGCGCCCTGGTCATGTTACTGGGACGGCGCCGGCTCGATGCCGATGCCGCGGCCGCCGATCAGCCCCACAGCGCCGGATCGGGCGGATAG
- a CDS encoding class I SAM-dependent methyltransferase, producing MTPDLDKSAVQTAYARWAPIYDAVCGPVMLKGRRAAAAEARSLGGKILEVGVGTGLSFDDYDASTEITGIDLSAPMLEKARAKMASGRYPWVKDVRVMDAHQMEFADSTFDCVVAQFVITLVAHPEQVLSECHRVVKPGGRIILVNHLYSEVGVAAAVERWAAQRTRGMGLRPEFPFARLQAWAHANKNAILIERRKIAPFGIYTLVCFERTSEPLAA from the coding sequence ATGACTCCAGATCTCGACAAATCCGCAGTGCAAACCGCCTATGCGCGGTGGGCGCCGATCTACGACGCGGTTTGCGGTCCGGTGATGCTGAAGGGGCGTCGCGCCGCCGCCGCCGAGGCGCGCTCGCTCGGCGGCAAGATCCTCGAGGTCGGCGTCGGCACCGGATTGTCGTTCGACGATTACGACGCCTCCACCGAGATTACCGGGATCGACCTCAGCGCCCCGATGCTGGAGAAGGCCCGCGCCAAGATGGCGAGCGGGCGCTATCCCTGGGTCAAGGACGTCCGGGTGATGGACGCTCACCAGATGGAATTCGCCGACTCCACCTTCGATTGTGTGGTGGCGCAATTCGTCATTACTTTGGTCGCCCATCCCGAGCAGGTGCTGTCGGAGTGCCATCGCGTGGTCAAGCCGGGTGGCCGCATCATCCTGGTCAACCATCTGTATTCCGAGGTCGGCGTAGCCGCGGCGGTCGAGCGCTGGGCCGCGCAGCGCACAAGGGGCATGGGCCTTCGCCCGGAATTTCCGTTCGCCCGGCTGCAGGCCTGGGCCCACGCCAACAAGAACGCGATTCTGATCGAGCGGCGCAAGATCGCGCCGTTCGGGATCTATACGTTGGTCTGTTTCGAGAGGACGTCAGAGCCGCTCGCGGCGTGA
- the dgcA gene encoding N-acetyl-D-Glu racemase DgcA, whose protein sequence is MPPQLTARIERWPIAGAFTISRGAKTEAVVVIAEISHRGHTGRGECVPYARYGETPDATLAAIEAMRPQLADGLDRAALQAAMPAGAARNALDCALLDLAAKISGQRVWDLLERTAPRPATTAYTISLGTPDAMAAATAKAAGRPLLKIKLGSDDDGARIAAVRREAPESELIVDANEAWTPDNLEQNLAECAEVGVTLVEQPLPAGRDDALARIRRPLAVCADESVHDRASLDGLRDRYDAINIKLDKTGGLTEAMAMADAARALGFDIMVGCMVATSLSMAPATLLAQSARFVDLDGPLLLARDRPNGLRYDGSTIYPPDPALWG, encoded by the coding sequence ATGCCGCCACAATTGACCGCCCGCATCGAGCGCTGGCCGATCGCCGGCGCGTTCACCATCAGCCGCGGCGCCAAGACCGAAGCGGTGGTGGTGATCGCCGAGATCAGCCATCGCGGCCACACCGGGCGCGGCGAATGCGTCCCCTATGCCCGTTATGGTGAAACGCCGGACGCGACGCTGGCGGCGATCGAGGCGATGCGGCCACAGCTGGCCGATGGGCTCGATCGCGCCGCGCTGCAGGCCGCCATGCCCGCCGGCGCCGCCCGCAACGCGCTGGATTGCGCCCTGCTCGACCTCGCCGCCAAGATCAGCGGGCAGCGGGTCTGGGACCTGCTCGAGCGCACCGCGCCGCGCCCGGCGACAACCGCCTACACCATTTCGCTGGGAACGCCCGACGCGATGGCCGCCGCCACCGCCAAGGCCGCGGGGCGTCCCTTGCTCAAGATCAAGCTCGGCAGCGACGATGACGGCGCCCGAATCGCCGCCGTGCGCCGGGAAGCGCCCGAATCCGAGTTGATCGTCGACGCCAATGAGGCCTGGACACCGGACAATCTCGAGCAAAATCTCGCCGAATGCGCCGAGGTCGGCGTCACGCTGGTCGAACAACCGCTGCCGGCCGGGCGCGACGACGCGCTGGCGCGGATCCGCCGCCCCTTGGCGGTCTGCGCCGATGAAAGCGTCCACGACCGCGCCTCGCTCGACGGCCTGCGCGACCGCTACGACGCGATCAACATCAAGCTCGACAAGACCGGCGGGTTGACCGAAGCGATGGCGATGGCCGATGCAGCGCGGGCGCTGGGCTTCGACATCATGGTCGGCTGCATGGTGGCGACCTCGCTGTCGATGGCGCCGGCCACGCTGCTCGCGCAAAGCGCCCGCTTTGTCGACCTCGACGGCCCGCTGCTGCTGGCGCGCGATCGTCCCAATGGTCTGCGCTATGACGGCAGCACGATCTATCCGCCCGATCCGGCGCTGTGGGGCTGA
- a CDS encoding threonine/serine dehydratase encodes MDTTDLPVTAADIDEAAGVLAPFAVRTPLLSSPALDALTGARVLLKPEMLQRTGSFKFRGAFNKVSSIPPAARGGGVVAFSSGNHAQGVAASAQLLNMRATIVMPADAPLSKRERTKGYGAEVVLYDRLREDREAIAREIAVSRGATLVPPYDDPRVIAGQGTVGREIAEDCAALGLAPDLVVAPVSGGGLIAGIAVAVKARCPQASIISAEPEAFNDHARSLAAGRREPHRAEGSTICDALMASIPGQLTFAINQRLLSHGVTASDAEVARAVAVLFRELKLVAEPGGAVALAALLAGRIDARDKTIVIVLSGGNVDADMYARLILAE; translated from the coding sequence ATGGACACCACTGATCTGCCTGTGACCGCCGCGGATATCGACGAGGCCGCCGGCGTACTGGCGCCGTTCGCGGTACGCACCCCATTGCTGAGCTCACCAGCGCTCGATGCCTTGACCGGCGCCCGCGTGCTGCTGAAGCCGGAAATGCTGCAGCGGACCGGCTCGTTCAAGTTCCGCGGCGCGTTCAACAAGGTGTCGTCGATCCCGCCGGCGGCGCGCGGCGGCGGCGTGGTGGCGTTCTCCTCGGGCAATCACGCCCAGGGCGTGGCCGCTTCGGCGCAGCTTCTCAACATGCGCGCCACCATCGTGATGCCGGCCGATGCGCCGCTGTCGAAGCGCGAGCGCACCAAGGGCTATGGCGCCGAGGTGGTGCTGTACGATCGCCTTCGCGAGGACCGCGAGGCGATCGCCCGCGAGATCGCCGTGTCGCGCGGCGCGACGCTGGTGCCGCCCTATGACGATCCCAGGGTCATTGCCGGGCAGGGCACGGTCGGTCGCGAGATCGCCGAGGATTGCGCCGCTCTTGGCCTTGCCCCGGATCTTGTCGTGGCGCCGGTGTCCGGTGGCGGGCTGATCGCCGGGATCGCGGTGGCGGTCAAAGCGCGATGTCCGCAGGCCTCGATCATCTCGGCCGAGCCCGAAGCCTTCAACGATCATGCCCGTTCGCTGGCGGCCGGCCGGCGCGAGCCGCATCGCGCCGAGGGCAGCACGATCTGCGACGCGCTGATGGCCTCGATTCCGGGCCAGCTGACCTTCGCGATCAACCAGCGGCTGCTGAGCCATGGCGTCACCGCGTCCGACGCCGAAGTGGCGCGTGCGGTGGCGGTGCTGTTTCGCGAATTGAAGCTGGTGGCGGAACCCGGCGGCGCGGTGGCGCTAGCCGCATTGCTGGCCGGCCGGATCGATGCCCGCGACAAGACCATCGTCATCGTATTGTCGGGCGGCAATGTCGACGCGGACATGTATGCGCGGCTGATCCTGGCAGAATAG
- a CDS encoding UDP-2,3-diacylglucosamine diphosphatase, translating into MGSHVMSDEIPERRFRTLFISDVHLGARGSQATRLLDFLRVHDADTIYLVGDIIDGWALKSSWYWPQSHNDFVQKLLRKGRKGARIVYIPGNHDEFLRSYYGTHFGGIEVVENAIHVGVDHRRYLVIHGDMFDLVVQNARWLAHVGDKAYDFAIRMNRLVNAFRRWFGVPYWSLSQWAKLKVKNAVNYIGAFEQTLAQEARRHGTDGVICGHIHTAAIRDDHGIRYMNCGDWVESCTALAEHEDGRFEIITWTDPMKHNLPVASVAARAA; encoded by the coding sequence ATGGGAAGTCACGTCATGAGTGACGAAATTCCGGAACGACGCTTTCGCACCCTGTTCATCTCCGACGTCCATCTCGGCGCGCGCGGCTCGCAGGCTACGCGGCTGTTGGATTTCCTCCGCGTCCACGACGCCGACACCATCTATCTGGTCGGCGATATCATCGACGGCTGGGCGCTGAAGTCGAGCTGGTACTGGCCGCAATCGCACAACGACTTTGTGCAGAAACTGCTGCGCAAAGGCCGCAAGGGCGCCCGCATCGTCTATATCCCCGGCAACCACGACGAGTTTCTGCGTTCCTATTACGGCACCCATTTCGGCGGCATCGAGGTCGTCGAGAATGCGATCCATGTCGGCGTCGACCACCGCCGCTATCTGGTGATCCATGGCGACATGTTCGACCTCGTGGTGCAGAACGCGCGCTGGCTCGCCCATGTGGGCGACAAGGCCTATGATTTCGCGATCCGGATGAACCGGCTGGTCAATGCGTTTCGGCGCTGGTTCGGCGTGCCGTATTGGTCGCTGTCGCAATGGGCCAAGCTGAAGGTCAAGAACGCAGTGAACTATATCGGCGCGTTCGAGCAGACGCTGGCGCAGGAGGCACGCCGCCACGGCACCGACGGCGTGATCTGCGGCCATATCCACACCGCGGCGATCCGCGACGATCACGGCATTCGCTATATGAACTGCGGCGATTGGGTCGAGAGCTGCACGGCGCTGGCCGAGCACGAGGACGGCCGCTTCGAGATCATCACCTGGACCGATCCGATGAAGCATAATCTGCCGGTGGCCTCCGTCGCGGCGCGCGCCGCCTGA
- a CDS encoding MlaD family protein has translation METRANYFLIGTFTLAVIAAAFGFVLWFQSLHTAKLRSPLRIVFEGAASGLRNGGSVNFNGVRVGEVTSVKLDNPRRVVALAMVENSAPIRKDTLVGLEFQGLTGVAAISLKGGLESAPPVPLDEDGVPVLTADPNSLQDISEAVKSTLKNVNRLVAENEDTVKASLQNLQVFTGSLANSSERIDSIMAKVDGVISKTDNVMLGLDALAGGKDGGELLKAVKSFRELSDNLDRRSGALMLDGRRTLADISRAVNNLDKNPTRILFGPSSSTTPPPQPQPPRRRR, from the coding sequence ATGGAAACGCGGGCCAATTACTTTCTGATCGGGACCTTCACGCTGGCGGTGATCGCCGCGGCGTTCGGCTTCGTGCTGTGGTTTCAAAGCCTGCACACCGCCAAGCTGCGCAGCCCGTTGCGGATCGTGTTCGAAGGCGCGGCCTCCGGACTGCGCAATGGCGGCAGCGTCAATTTCAACGGCGTACGGGTCGGCGAGGTCACCTCGGTCAAGCTCGACAATCCGCGCCGGGTGGTGGCGCTGGCGATGGTCGAAAACAGCGCGCCGATCCGCAAGGACACCTTGGTCGGCCTGGAATTCCAGGGCCTGACCGGCGTGGCGGCGATCTCGCTCAAGGGCGGCCTCGAATCCGCGCCGCCGGTGCCGCTGGACGAGGACGGCGTGCCGGTGCTGACGGCCGATCCGAACTCGCTGCAGGATATCTCCGAGGCGGTCAAATCGACGCTGAAGAACGTCAACCGGCTGGTCGCCGAAAACGAGGACACGGTGAAGGCCTCGCTGCAGAATCTGCAGGTGTTCACCGGCAGCCTAGCGAACAGCTCGGAACGGATCGACAGCATCATGGCCAAGGTCGACGGCGTGATTTCGAAGACCGATAATGTCATGCTCGGTCTCGACGCGCTGGCCGGCGGCAAGGATGGCGGCGAGCTGCTCAAGGCGGTCAAATCGTTCCGCGAGCTGAGCGACAATCTCGACCGGCGCTCTGGCGCGTTGATGCTGGACGGCCGGCGCACGCTGGCCGACATCAGCCGGGCGGTCAACAATCTCGACAAGAACCCGACCCGCATCCTGTTCGGACCAAGCTCGAGCACGACCCCGCCGCCGCAACCGCAGCCGCCCCGCCGCCGCAGGTGA
- a CDS encoding glycosyltransferase family 4 protein, giving the protein MRILIATDAWHPQVNGVVRTLTMMADAAATLGTEISFITPQSFPTVGLPSYPDLRVAIPRPSKIARLIAEAQADCIHIATEGPIGIAVRSYCRKRGLRFTTSFHTRFPEYISARLPIPESWVWAWLRRFHGRSQAVMAATPALAEELRGRGFSNVVLWPRGVDAGLFHPREGADLGLPRPVFLSVGRVAVEKNLDAFLALDLPGTKVVVGDGPARAGLQQAYPDAVFLGARQGEALGQAYAAADVFVFPSKTDTFGLVLLEALASGVPVAAFPVTGPRDVIGDAPVGVLSDDLQQACLSALTISPQACLEFAASQTWAASARAFIDNVTRVWMMDPDRDVARTEPKQARIVA; this is encoded by the coding sequence ATGCGTATTCTGATCGCCACCGATGCCTGGCACCCGCAGGTTAACGGCGTGGTGCGGACGCTGACAATGATGGCCGATGCCGCCGCGACACTCGGCACCGAGATCAGCTTCATCACCCCGCAATCATTTCCGACCGTCGGGCTGCCGAGCTATCCGGATCTGCGCGTGGCGATCCCGCGCCCGTCCAAGATCGCCCGGCTGATCGCCGAGGCGCAGGCCGACTGCATCCACATCGCCACCGAGGGGCCGATCGGGATCGCGGTGCGCAGCTATTGCCGCAAGCGCGGGCTGCGGTTCACCACCAGCTTTCACACCAGATTTCCCGAATATATCTCGGCGCGGCTGCCGATCCCGGAATCCTGGGTCTGGGCCTGGCTGCGCCGCTTCCACGGCCGCAGCCAGGCGGTGATGGCGGCGACCCCGGCGCTGGCCGAGGAACTGCGCGGCCGCGGTTTCAGCAATGTGGTGCTATGGCCGCGCGGGGTCGATGCCGGCCTGTTCCATCCGCGCGAGGGCGCCGATCTCGGCTTGCCGCGTCCGGTATTCCTGTCGGTCGGGCGGGTCGCGGTCGAAAAGAATCTCGACGCCTTCCTGGCGCTCGACCTGCCGGGCACCAAGGTGGTGGTCGGCGATGGGCCGGCCCGCGCCGGATTGCAGCAGGCCTATCCGGACGCGGTGTTTCTCGGCGCCCGCCAGGGCGAAGCACTGGGCCAGGCCTATGCGGCGGCGGACGTGTTCGTGTTTCCCAGCAAGACCGACACCTTCGGATTGGTCCTGCTGGAGGCACTGGCCAGCGGCGTGCCGGTCGCGGCGTTTCCGGTCACCGGCCCCCGCGACGTTATCGGCGACGCGCCGGTTGGCGTGCTCAGCGACGATCTGCAACAGGCCTGTCTGTCGGCGCTGACGATCTCGCCGCAGGCCTGCCTCGAATTCGCAGCTTCGCAAACCTGGGCGGCATCGGCCCGCGCCTTCATCGACAATGTCACACGGGTCTGGATGATGGACCCGGACCGAGACGTGGCGCGCACCGAGCCGAAGCAGGCGCGGATCGTCGCCTGA